AAAAACTTTATTGTGTCTGGGATAGACAAATCTCCTGGTAGTTCAGGTAATCCAATTCATATTGCGATTTGCAATATAGTTTTTATTTCGCCACTTTCAACAACAAGGATTCCAGATGTCAAACCGATTCAAAAAAATACGAAAGGGGAATGTGTATGTTGCGAGGATCCTATGACCAATGTCGCTAATGCATTAAAAGGAAAAGAAGTAATTTCTGGTGCTTCCGGTAATTCACTTATTATTGAGAAGGTAGGAGAAGGAATAGTGGTTGGAACATTTGTATCCCCACCACCAGTATTAGGATCAACAATCATTTTTTCCAGTTGTAAAATAGTTCGAATAGCAGAAATTACAAATCCTCTTCTGGAAAAGTTAAATCACTGGGAAAATCTAAAGCAGATGTCTGTCAACTTTGCAAAATCAATTTGCGATTGTTGCGTCTCCCAGATGCAGTTTGTTTTAGAACAGTTTAGAGGAGAAGAAGTTTTGATAGTTCCAGAATTCTTTGGGTCTTTTACCATTCAAATTACGGAAGTCAAAAACTTTATTGTATCTGGTTTGAGTTCGGGTAATCCAATTCATATTGCGATTTGCAATATAGTTTCTGTTTCACCACTTTCAACAACAAGGATTCCAGATGTCAAACCGATTCAAAAAAATACGAAAGGGGAATGTGTATGTTGTGAGGATCCCATGACCAATGTCGCTAATACATTAAAAGGAAAAGAAGTATGTATTTCCAGTCCTTTTCCAGTTATTATTGAGAAGGTAGGAGAAGGAATAGTAGTTGGAACATTTGTATCCTCAGGCTCAACAATCATTTTTTCCAGTTGTAAAATAGGTGGAATAGAAGTAGTTGCAAATCCTCTTCTGGAAAAGTTAAATCACTGGGAAAATCTAAAGCAGATGTCTGTCAACTTTAAAAAATCAATTTGCGATTGTTGTGTCTGTCCGATGCAGTTTGCTTTAGAGCAGTTTAAAGGAGAAGAAGTTTTGATAGTTTCAGAATTTGGAACTTTTACCATTCAAATTACGGAAATCAAAAACTTTATAGTATCTGGGATTAATAGGTTTCCTGGGGATGATCCTAATCTAATTCATAGTGCGATTTGCAATATAGTTTCTGTTTCGCCACTTTCAACAACAAGGATTCCAGATGTCAAACCGATTCAAAAAAATACGAAAGGGGAATGTGTATGTTGCGAGGATCCTATGACCAATGTCGCTAATGTATTAAAAGGCAAAAATGTATCAATTTCCCGTCTTTCTCCAGTTATTATTGAGAAGGTAGGAGAAGGAATAGTGATTGGAACATTTGTATCCTCAGTACCACCATTTGGCTCAACAATCATTTTTTCCAGTTGTAAAATAAGAGGAATAGAAGAAATAACAGATGGTACTTTGTCTTTGAAGGAAACAGCACAAAAATGTAAGCATTAGTTCACCTTCTTTTCGCCATTTTGAAACTTAAAGTCTTCTTTTTTGCTATCTAGTTTTCTTAATCTATTATAATTTAAACCTCAATTTGTTTAAACCTACAAAATTTTTAAATTTAGATAAAACTCCTATATGATTGGCCCAAGCATCTTTACTTGTTTGTTCATATAAATAAGTAACAAGATAATTTCTTAAACAGTCTTTTGATAGAGTAATTATCTTGATTCTAATCATGGTAGGAGGTAATTTCATTTGCCTAGAAAAAGAAAGTTAATTTATATTTCCAATCTATGTTCTAATACCGTTTCTGTCATTAATGTAAAAACTAATAAAGTGATTGACACGATAAAAGTTCGTAGAAAGCCATTTGATTTTGCGGAAACATCAGATAATAAGCTTATTTATCTAACTAATTCTGGAACGAATAAAGTTTCAGTGATCAGCACATTTAGAAATAAAGTAATAAAAACCATTACTGTGGGGAAGAAACCGGATGATATAGACTTAGATCCATCTGAAAAAACAGTTCTAGTTGTTAATTCTGGTTCAAATAATGTATCTAAAATAAATGCAAAAAATAACAAGGTAACAAATACGATAAGAGTTGGTAAAAAACCATTCACATCAAGTTTCACTCCAAATGGAAAATTTTATTATGTTAGCAATTCGGGTGGAAATACCGTTTCAGTTATTGATGTAAGAAGAAATAAAGTGGTGAAGACCGTAAGAGTAGGGAAAAATCCGTTCCAAGCTCGTGTATCCCGAGATGGTAAGTTAGTGTATGTACCGAATAACGGATCGAATACAGTATCTGTCATTAAAGTTGCCACGAATAAAGTAATAAAAACCATTAAAGTAGGTAAGAAACCATCCAGATCCTTTGTTTCTCCAGACAATAAACTAGTATATATAAGTAATTCTGGTTCAAACAATGTATCCGTTATATGTGTATCAAATAATAAGGTAATTAAAACAATACCAGTTGGTAAAGGACCTTTTACTGGTATGTTTACACCAGATGGAAAATTTTATTATGTAAGTAATGCAGGAGGCTGTACCGTTTCTGTCATTAAAGTAGCAACCAATAAGGTAATTAAAACCATTAGAGTAGGTAGAAATCCTTTAATTGGTAGATTTACTCCAGATGGAAAACTCTACTATATTCCAAACTCTGGAGGCAACACGGTATCCGTCATTAAAGTAGCAACCAATAAAGTCATAAAAACCATCAAAGTAGGAAAGAACCCACAACAAGCCATCTTTATCATGAGATAAACATTGGGGTTTTGAAAAAAAAATACTAATAACTCATAACTTGAAAGAGATTAACAAGAGGTGATTCCCATAAATCATAGGAAAAAAAGAAAGCAAGTTGTCAATATCATTAATCCAGCATTCCAATCCTCTAAAGGCAAGTTTTTCGGAGGAACAACCAAAGTGTTAACCTTTGGTGGAAATACGAATGCATGGGCTCGTTTATTCAATCCGTCAAGCTCCAAAGTTAATTTATTTGTGGATTTCTTTACACTTACTAATCTCTCAAAAAACCCTTATTCAGCAAACTTCTTTATCAGTTCTAAGCCGCCAGGAATGATTTTTAATTCACGTAATGTGGGTGTTGCAAATACTAACTTTAACACAACTCCGCAAGGCAAAGTTCAATTTAATCCTTCAGTAAAAGGTAGACCAAGGGGAGGGGTAAACTTTTCAGATAGACGAGTTCCAGGTAATGAGACGGTAACCAGTGGTCAAATCGGTGGAAAAGTTATTTTGTCCCCGGGCAAATCACTTTTATTCTTTTTAACAAGTCGTAATATCGTTAAAGCGAAAATCGGGTTCGCTTGGTTTGAAGGAAAAACTATTTTTAAGTAAGGGTTGAAAAGATTCATTTGTTGATATAGTGGTTCCATTGAATTGAATTCGAGTTTACATCTAAGTAGTCAGATACTTAAATGAAAGGAATCTGACTACTTTTTATTGCCTGATAACAGGTGCAAAGTATCGCAGAATATTTCAATATGGGATAGTGTTAATTTAAACAGAAGTAAATCGTTGTCTAGTTACTTTTCCCCAGTGAAAATCCATATAAACATCTTCTTCAAATTCCCCAGAAGTAAATTCTCCAATTACTTTCCTCCAAAATGTAGTTGCATATTCCGCACCCTCTATTTGTTTAACTTGCCATTGACCCTTAAAAATAGAAAATAAATGATGTGCAAACTTTCTTCCGAGGTCTTTTTTTCGACAAGAAGGGATCACATAAAATTCGCACACTTCAAAAAAATCTTCTATTGATTTTCTAACTGCAGCTAAGCCAATTGGTATTTCTTTTTCATAAAGTAAAAAGCCTTCTATATTAACTCCTAAAATTGTATCCAATTTAAACACTCCATCAGTATTAGGTAACTTTTCAGTAAGAGCAGAGAATTCACCTTCATAACTTTGACATAAATTAAGATATATTAGCTTATTTCTAGAATCTACTGAAACAATATTCATATTAAATCATCTCCTAGGTTGAATTAACTAATTCCTTGGTTCTTTGCTTATATAATTTTGCTTAACTTCGCTTTTCTTAACTTTTAAATTAAATTTCTTTTGAATTTCTTTGGATGCTTTCTAAGAAAGGATGGTCTATTTATGACGGTTTCTATAATATATCATTTCTATTATAGTAGAAATCTATTTATAAATGTGTACTTGCACTAGAACACCCATCCAAGCAAAGTAGATTCTCTAAACATAGTATATATTACTACATACTGAGAGGAGGAAATCATAATGAGTAAACATAGTTCTGCTCAGGTGCTGCTATTATAATGATACTATTTATACTCTTAGTGATCATACTTGTTGCTTCGTGGTCAGTACCGCATGTAACCCAGTGTCCAATTGCTCCATCCTTTTAGTAATCATCATAGTTACTTCAATAAGATATGATGAGGACGATCTAACTCTATTCTACAATTCATGATATAACTGTTTAGGTACTTTTTCCAAATGAAGTAAACAATTCATTTGTGACCTGAGACTCTTCCATCATGGAATCTGATAACTCTCGAAATATAATATTGACCTCTTCCTCTACAAGTTCAGGTTTAATCTTTCTATTCTTTTTGATAATGGTTCATCAATTTTTCATTGTTGTTTCATCTAATTACCTCTCATAGAATGTTTGTTCTTACTATATAGGAGGTATAAGAAAATATACAAGAGCACATTTTATGAGGATGGGTACACGTCCAGTCAAAAAATCAATTGTTCTCATACAATGTAAAAAATGGAAAGGACGTGGTCAATATGGGCGTTTTTGATAAATCATTTTGTGACTGTTGCGTGTGTCCGATGCAGTGTGTTTTGGAGCAGTTGGTAGGGGTGGAGTTTTTATTTGCTTCCATTCTGACCCCAACATCTAATCAAGGTGTAACAATAAATGACGTTAATGACTTTATAGTATTTACTTCACAAGGGGATTATCCTATTTGCAATGTTGTTGCGGTTCAAGTCGTTTCATTCCCTGGCCCAGAACCAAGTATCAAATTAAAATCAATTAAAAAAAAATGTGGGAGAATGTAGTTGTTGTGAAGATCCAATGACAAATGTATTAAAATCACTTATAGGAAACGATGTATTAGTGGAAACATTGGGGATACCCCCTAACATACAAGGTACAATTACTGATATTGGGGAAGGGATTGCGATAGTAACTTTAGATACCGGAAGTGGCATAATTTCAACTGCAATTTCCACATGTGCAATAACAAGGGTCATCCCTCTGTAAAATACTCCCCCCACCAGCTACCTAAAGCCAGCGGGGGATTATTTTCTCTATGTCAATTTTTATCTGACTTAATAGAAATGTTATTACATCAACAGACATTTGAAATATTCCTTGTTCAATCAAAATGCTCAAATGCTTGATATATAAGAGCAGCAATCATAAATAACATAAAAAAGAATTACCAAGGCATATCATGAATGACTTCTTGTGGTTTTTCTTCTATTTTCTTTTTCCATTCATCAACATCATGAAGCAATTCTTTCTCATTTAAGTTTTCAATAGATTGATGAGCCATATCTATTTGGCAATTTTTTAGTTTCATTAATATATCCTCCTTTGGTAGACAGTCATAGTATTCTTTCACTACGTCCTGGAGCAATTGATCATAAGAACTATCCATTTTTGAAAGTGCGTTTTGTGGGTCTGTTTTACGCTGTGGATCAAGAATATGATGACCGATAATAAATTTTGTAGGGTCTAGTCCAAACTTAAAACAGATACCTACTCCCGGTTGTGCTCCCCAAAGATACGAATTCCAATCGATCCATTTCTATTATCACTTGATTCACAATCAATGACTATATTTCGTTGAGAAGGTCCAGTGATCTCTATTCCATAATTTGAATTGTTAAGTATATTTACACAATTCAATATATTATCACATGTATCCACGCGGATTCCAACGTTTTCAAAATTTTGTACCGTAAGATTTCAGATGGTGACAAAGGAAGAACCATCTATATTTATTCCAATCACATTGCCAAGATCATTTCCTTCGATCATTGTTTTTTCCTCACCTGCTCCAATAATTCGAATACGATCTTTGTTTGCTGGAACAGTAATAGCTTCGTTAAAGATTCCTACGCCAATTCGAATCGTAAAGCCTTCGGTTGTTGTCACCGCATCAATGGCTGCTTGAATACTCTCACCCTCAATTACTATCACTTCATTATTGATCCGACATAAGCCAGCTGGATCGCTTGTTGTACATTTGTTATCGTCGAATACGGTGTCAACTCCATTATCCTCAA
The window above is part of the Chengkuizengella sediminis genome. Proteins encoded here:
- a CDS encoding beta-propeller fold lactonase family protein, with amino-acid sequence MPRKRKLIYISNLCSNTVSVINVKTNKVIDTIKVRRKPFDFAETSDNKLIYLTNSGTNKVSVISTFRNKVIKTITVGKKPDDIDLDPSEKTVLVVNSGSNNVSKINAKNNKVTNTIRVGKKPFTSSFTPNGKFYYVSNSGGNTVSVIDVRRNKVVKTVRVGKNPFQARVSRDGKLVYVPNNGSNTVSVIKVATNKVIKTIKVGKKPSRSFVSPDNKLVYISNSGSNNVSVICVSNNKVIKTIPVGKGPFTGMFTPDGKFYYVSNAGGCTVSVIKVATNKVIKTIRVGRNPLIGRFTPDGKLYYIPNSGGNTVSVIKVATNKVIKTIKVGKNPQQAIFIMR
- a CDS encoding DUF6143 family protein, whose amino-acid sequence is MIPINHRKKRKQVVNIINPAFQSSKGKFFGGTTKVLTFGGNTNAWARLFNPSSSKVNLFVDFFTLTNLSKNPYSANFFISSKPPGMIFNSRNVGVANTNFNTTPQGKVQFNPSVKGRPRGGVNFSDRRVPGNETVTSGQIGGKVILSPGKSLLFFLTSRNIVKAKIGFAWFEGKTIFK
- a CDS encoding GNAT family N-acetyltransferase, translating into MNIVSVDSRNKLIYLNLCQSYEGEFSALTEKLPNTDGVFKLDTILGVNIEGFLLYEKEIPIGLAAVRKSIEDFFEVCEFYVIPSCRKKDLGRKFAHHLFSIFKGQWQVKQIEGAEYATTFWRKVIGEFTSGEFEEDVYMDFHWGKVTRQRFTSV
- a CDS encoding pectinesterase family protein; the encoded protein is MNAGVFIGEFAIDSVIRSNNVRGNNSDIEDNGVDTVFDDNKCTTSDPAGLCRINNEVIVIEGESIQAAIDAVTTTEGFTIRIGVGIFNEAITVPANKDRIRIIGAGEEKTMIEGNDLGNVIGINIDGSSFVTI